CGGTCGAGTTGGAACCGGTCCCGGCGATCACCGGGAGCCGCCCGCGCGCCGCCTCGAGCACCACCTCGACGACCCGCTTGTGCTCGTCGTGGGAGAGCGTCGGCGACTCGCCGGTGGTGCCGCAGGGGATGAGCCCGTCGGTCCCGTGGCTCGCGTGGAGCTCGACCAGCTCGCGCACCTTCGCCTCGTCGACCTTGCCGTTCCGGAAGGGCGTGACCATCGCGACGAACGAACCCCGGAATCTCGCACTCATGGGATCGTCTCCCCCGCCACCAGGTCCTCGTAGGTCTCCCGGCGGCGCACGATCGTGTAACGGTCGCCGTCGACCAGAACCTCGACGGCGCGCGGCCGCGTGTTGTAGTTGGACGCCATCGCGAAGCCGTAGGCGCCGGCGCTCATGACCGCCAGGAGGTCGCCCTCCTCGGTCCGCGCGAGGTCGCGGTCCTTCGCCAGGAAGTCGCCCGACTCGCACACGGGGCCGACCACGTCCACCTTCTCCGCGGGATCGCCGAGACGCGCCTCGTTGACCGGCTGGATCTCGTGATAGGAGTCGTAGAGCGCCGGCCGGATGAGGTCGTTCATGGCGGCGTCGATGACGACGAACTTCTTTTCGCCCGTGTCCTTGCGGTCGACGACGCGCGCGACGAGCACGCCGGCGTTGCCGACGATCGAGCGGCCCGGCTCGAGCAGGACGGTGACGCCGAGCTCCCGGAGGGGCGGCAAGAGCACCGTCGCATACTCGGCGTGACTGGGCGGCGTCTCGGCGCGGTAGCGAATCCCGAGGCCGCCGCCGACGTCGACCAGGCGGACCTCGATCGAGCGCTCGCGGAGCGTCTTCACGAGCGCGGCGATCCGCGCCACGGCGTCGGCGAAGGGCGCGACCTTGGTGAGCTGCGAGCCGATGTGCATGTCCACGCCGACGACCTCGACGCCCTTGAGGCCCGCGGCCTCCGCGTACGCCTCGAGCGCCTGGGCGTGCGGGATGCCGAACTTGGAGGCGCGGAGCCCCGTCGCGATGTACGGGTGGGTCTGCGGGTCCACGTCGGGGTTCACGCGGAGGGCGACCGGCGCGCGAACGCCGAGCTCGCGGGCGACCGCGTCGAGCTTTCGCAGCTCGGAGAGCGACTCGACGTTGAACAGGAGGATGCCGGCCTCGAGGGCCGCGCGCATCTCGTCGCGCGTCTTGCCGACGCTCGAGAAGACGATCTTCTTCGCGGGGACGCCGGCGCGGAGCGCGCGGAACAGCTCGCCGCCCGACACGATGTCGGCGCCGGCCCCCGCCCGGGCGAGGACCCCGAGGACGCCGAGGTTCGAGTTCGCCTTGACCGAGTAGCAGACGACGTGCGGCACCTCGGCGAACGCGCGATCGTACGCCCGGTAGCCCTCGAGCAGCGCCGCCTTCGAGTAGACGTACGCGGGCGTGCCGACCTCGGCGGCCAGCGCGCGCAGCGACACGCGCTCGCAGCAGAGCTCGGAGTGCCGGTAGGCGAATGGATCCATGTAAAGGTTCTTCGTAGCACCCGGCCGGGGTGAAGTCAAGGTACGGTGACCGTCGCCTCGTTCGAGCGCCGGCTCTCGTTGCGGATCGCGGCCGAGTCCTCCGCCGTGACGGCGTAGCGCCAGGCGCCGCGCGGCACGTCGCGGTCGATGAACGTGGCGGCCGGCGCCTGGGTCACGCCGATGCGGACGAACGCCCCGCCCACGGGCGCGCGGTACACCACGTAGCCGCTCACGTCGGTCGTCGGGCTCGCCCTCCACGAGAGGCGCACGGCGCCCTCGGAGGCGATCGCGACGAGGTCCGCAGGCGGCGCGGGCGGCGTTACCTTCCGCGGCGTCACGGCGACGCGCGGCGAGAGCGCGCCGAGGACCGTGGTGCCGGCCTCGGTCCGCACCGCGCGCACCGCGTAGTAGTAGGTCCGGTCGTTCTCGAGGTCGCGGTCGGTGAACGCGAGCGTCCCCTCGGCCGTGCGCCCCGCGGCGCCCAGGGGCGCGTCGGGGGCCGGCGCCCGCAGCACCTCGTACGCGAGCGGGCCGGGGACGGCGCTGCCGTCGCTCAGGCGCTCGGGCGGCCGCCAGCCGAGGCGCGCCTCGCGCTCGCCCGGCCGGGCCGCCACGGCCGCGGGCGCCTCGGGCGCGGCGAGGAAGGCGACCGAGACCTGGCGCGACGGCGGGCCGACCCGGCCGAGCGAATCGGCGGTCACGACGACGTAGGCGTAGCGCCGGCCGAGGACGAGCCTCTCGCGGTCGGTGAACACGATACGGTTGCCCTGCAGCGTCGCGGGTTCGGGCGCCGCGAGCCGGATCGTGGCGAGCTCGGCGAAGCCCCTCAGCGCGCCGTCCGAGAGCGGCGGGGCGGCGGGCGCGCCGCGCCCGTCGTCCTCGCGTCGGTAGACGCGCGCGAGCGTGAGGTCGCGGAGCAGCGTGCGGTCGGCGCGGCGCGTCGGGTTGGTCCAGGCGAGCTCGACGGCCGATTCGCGGACGACCGCGGCGAGGTCCGCCACGGCCGCGGGCACGCGCTGCTCGGGCGCGACGGGCGGCCCCTTCTTGCCGCACCCGACGAGGGTGAGCGCCGCGAGGGCGACGAGCGGAAGCGCGCGACGCGCGGTCATGCGCGCGCGACGAGCGCGCGCGCGAGCTGGAGGGCGCGGCGCACCGCGGCCGGCGCCGTCCCGCCGGTGACCGCCCGGGCGCGGAGCGACGCCTCCACCGTGATCGCGTCCTTGACGTCGCCGTCGATCAGCGGCGAGAAGCGGCGCAGCTCGGCGAGCGTGAGGTCCTCGAGCGTCTTCGACTCGTCGAGCGCGTGGCGCACGATCCGCCCGACGAGCGCGTGCGCCTGGCGGAAGGGCAGGCCCTTCCGCACGAGGTAGTCGGCCAGGTCGGTCGCGGTCGCGAAGTCCTCGCCCGCGGCGCGGCGCATCCGGTCCACGCGGAAGGTGAGCGACGCCAGCATGGGCGGCAGGACCGCCACGATCGCCTCGAGCGTGTCCACCGAGTCGAAGAGGGGCTCCTTGTCCTCCTGCATGTCGGAGTTGTAGGCGAGCGGGAGGCCCTTCAGCGCCGTCAGGACCGCGACGAGGTTCCCGTAGAGCCGGCCGCTCTTGCCCCGGATCAGCTCCGCGACGTCGGGGTTCTTCTTCTGCGGCATGATGGACGAGCCGGTCGCGAAGGCGTCCGCGAACTCGACGAAGCCGAACTCCGCCGTCGCCCAGAGCGTCAGGTCGGCGGCGAGCCGGGACAGGTGCATGCCCGTGATCGCGGCGGCGGCGAGGAACTCGAGGACGTAGTCGCGGTCGCTCACGGCGTCGAGGCTGTTGGGCGACACCGCGGCGAAGCCCAGATCCCTCGCGAGCGCCTCGCGGTCGATCGGGAACGGCGTGCCGGCGAGCGCGGCGGCGCCGAGCGGCAGGACGTCCGCGCGCGCGCCGGCGTCCCTGAAGCGCTCCCGGTCGCGCTGGAGCATGAAGACGTAAGCCAGCAGATGGTGCGCGAGCACGACCGGCTGGGCGCGCTGGAGGTGCGTGTACCCGGGCATGGGCGCGTCCACCGTCTCGGCGGCGCGCGCGAGGAGGGCCTCCTGGACGTGCCGGAGCCCGTCGCCGAGGCGCGCGAGGACGTCCTTGAGGTAGAGGCGCTCGTCGACGGCGACCTGGTCGTTGCGCGAGCGGCCCGTGTGGAGCTTGCCGCCGACCTCGCCGCAGAGCTCCTGAAGCCGGCGCTCGACGTTCGTGTGGATGTCCTCGAGCTCGGGGCGGAAGAGGAAGGTCCCGCTCTCGAGCTCGGCGCGCACCCCCGCCAGGCCCCTCGCGATCGCGTCGTGCTCCGCCGCGGTGAGGAGGCCCGCGCGGGCGAGCGCCTTCGCCCAGGCGACGCTGCCGGCGATGTCCTGGGCCCAGAGCCGCCGGTCGAAGGCGAGCGAGCCGGTGAAGCGCTCGGCGCTCGGATCGGCGCGCTCGGTGAAGCGGCCGCCCCAGAGCTTGCCCGCCACCCGGCCCGCCGGCGGGGCGCCGCGCGGCGCGCGGCCGCGTGCGCGGCGCTTCACCGAAGGAGCGCCGCGATGTCGTCCATGATCCGCCGGGTTACGCGCTCGCGCGCGGACCGCCGCCCGTCGCCGCCGTCCGCCGTGAACCGGCGGGGCGCGCCGAAGCGCACCGCCAGCCGGCTCGGCCGCGGGATGTGGCACGCGCGCCCGACGAGCGCCTCGAACGTGCCCGCGATCCCGGCGGGAACGACCGGCACGCCCGAGCGCAGCGCGAGCAGCGCCACGCCGGGCAGCCCGCGCTCGAGCCGGCCCCGGACGCTGAACGGCCCCTCGGGGAAGATGCCGACCACGCCGCCCGCGGCGAGCCGGCCGAGCGCCCTGCGGAGCGCGCCGACGTCGGGCCGCTCGAGGTTGATCGGGATCGAGCCGATGTGGCGGTGGAAGAACGGGTGGAGCGGCGTCGCGCGCCACACGCGCGGCATCACGATGAACGCGATCGGGCGCGGGGTCGCGAGCTGCAGCACCACGCCGTCCAGGTAGTTGTGGTGGTTCGCCGCGACGATGTACGGCCCGGCGGACGGCAGGTGCTCGAGGCCGTCGACCGCGAAGTCGAAGATGCGCTCGAAGACGCGGCGCGCCGGGCCGCGGAGGACGCGGTGGACGAGCGGCTCCGGCTCGCGGGCGTCGGTCTCGCGGAGCACCCGGTCGAGCGCGGACGAGCGCGGCATGTCGCGGGTTATATCACGGTTCAGCGATCGTGAGCGAGCCGGTACCGGGCGACGGCGGCGTTGTGCTGCGCGACCGTGGTCGAGAAGTAGTGCCGCCGGTCGTTCATCGCGACGAAGTAGAGGTACTTCACGGGCGCGGGATCGAGCGCGGCCCGGATCGCGGGGAGTCCCGGGCTCGCGATCGGCCCGGGCGGGAGCCCGGTGCGCCGGTAGGTGTTGTACGGGCTGTCCGTCGCGAGGTCGGCGCGCGTGAGGGCGCGCCGCTCCTTGCCGACCGCGTACTGCACCGTCGGGTCCGCCTGGAGCGGCATGTCGAGCTTGAGGCGGTTCCAGAACACCGCCGAGATGAGTCGCATCTCGTCGCGCACCACGGCCTCGCGCTCGATGATCGAGGCGAGCGTGAGGAGCTGGTGGACGCCGAGCCCGCGCGCGCGGGCGCGCGCGACGAGGTCGGGGTCGAGCTTGCCGCGCATGCGCTGGACCATGCGCGTCAGCATCTCCTCCGCCGTCATGCCGCGCACGAACTGATAGGTGTCGGGGAAGAGGTAGCCCTCGAGGCTCGGCGCGTCGACGCCGAGCGTCCGGAGGAACGCGGGATCGCGGGCCAGGCGGACGACGTCGGCCGCGCGCGCGAGCTGTGCGGCGTCGAGCGCTCTTGCCAGCTCGGCGACGCTCGCGCCCTCGGGGTGCAGCACCGGGTGCAGCTTGATCCGCCCGTTCTCGAGGAGCCGCAGGACGTCGAGCGTCGTCGCCCCGCGCTCGATCTCGTACTCGCCGGCCTGGAGCCGCCGCGAGCTGCCGCGCGCGAGGCTCAGGAGGACGAACCCGCTCGGGCTCCGGATCACGTCGCCCCGCCAGAGGGTCGTCGCGATCGAGAGGATTCCGGCGTGGGCCGGGACCTGCACGAGGCGCCCGCCGTCCGCCAGCGCGGGGGCGGGGGTGAGCACCTGCCAGCCGAGCCAGACCGCGGCGAACACGGCCGCGACAAGCGCGAGGGCGACGACGCGCAACCGCATGATTCTACTGTATCACCGAAGCTTTGGTATACTGTCAGACCTGGGGCCGGGGCCCCGCAAACTTCCCAGGGGGTTTTCATGCTGGAGCTTCAGCTTCCCGCGCGGCACGACTGGGCTGTCCAGGACAAGACATACGGCAAACTGGGCATCGAGCCCTTCGAGTCGGGCTTCGCCCTGACGATCGGCATCGCGTACCGCCGGGCGCTCCTGTCGGCCATCCACGGCGCTGCCCCCACCTGGGTCAAGATCGAAAACGTGCTCCACGAGTTCTCCCACCTGCCGGGCGTGACCGAAGACACGCTCGACATCATGCTGAACCTCCGGAAGGTGGTCTTCGCGCTGCACGTCAACCGC
This Candidatus Methylomirabilota bacterium DNA region includes the following protein-coding sequences:
- the lysA gene encoding diaminopimelate decarboxylase, whose product is MDPFAYRHSELCCERVSLRALAAEVGTPAYVYSKAALLEGYRAYDRAFAEVPHVVCYSVKANSNLGVLGVLARAGAGADIVSGGELFRALRAGVPAKKIVFSSVGKTRDEMRAALEAGILLFNVESLSELRKLDAVARELGVRAPVALRVNPDVDPQTHPYIATGLRASKFGIPHAQALEAYAEAAGLKGVEVVGVDMHIGSQLTKVAPFADAVARIAALVKTLRERSIEVRLVDVGGGLGIRYRAETPPSHAEYATVLLPPLRELGVTVLLEPGRSIVGNAGVLVARVVDRKDTGEKKFVVIDAAMNDLIRPALYDSYHEIQPVNEARLGDPAEKVDVVGPVCESGDFLAKDRDLARTEEGDLLAVMSAGAYGFAMASNYNTRPRAVEVLVDGDRYTIVRRRETYEDLVAGETIP
- the argH gene encoding argininosuccinate lyase encodes the protein MAGKLWGGRFTERADPSAERFTGSLAFDRRLWAQDIAGSVAWAKALARAGLLTAAEHDAIARGLAGVRAELESGTFLFRPELEDIHTNVERRLQELCGEVGGKLHTGRSRNDQVAVDERLYLKDVLARLGDGLRHVQEALLARAAETVDAPMPGYTHLQRAQPVVLAHHLLAYVFMLQRDRERFRDAGARADVLPLGAAALAGTPFPIDREALARDLGFAAVSPNSLDAVSDRDYVLEFLAAAAITGMHLSRLAADLTLWATAEFGFVEFADAFATGSSIMPQKKNPDVAELIRGKSGRLYGNLVAVLTALKGLPLAYNSDMQEDKEPLFDSVDTLEAIVAVLPPMLASLTFRVDRMRRAAGEDFATATDLADYLVRKGLPFRQAHALVGRIVRHALDESKTLEDLTLAELRRFSPLIDGDVKDAITVEASLRARAVTGGTAPAAVRRALQLARALVARA
- a CDS encoding lysophospholipid acyltransferase family protein, encoding MPRSSALDRVLRETDAREPEPLVHRVLRGPARRVFERIFDFAVDGLEHLPSAGPYIVAANHHNYLDGVVLQLATPRPIAFIVMPRVWRATPLHPFFHRHIGSIPINLERPDVGALRRALGRLAAGGVVGIFPEGPFSVRGRLERGLPGVALLALRSGVPVVPAGIAGTFEALVGRACHIPRPSRLAVRFGAPRRFTADGGDGRRSARERVTRRIMDDIAALLR
- the mltG gene encoding endolytic transglycosylase MltG — translated: MRLRVVALALVAAVFAAVWLGWQVLTPAPALADGGRLVQVPAHAGILSIATTLWRGDVIRSPSGFVLLSLARGSSRRLQAGEYEIERGATTLDVLRLLENGRIKLHPVLHPEGASVAELARALDAAQLARAADVVRLARDPAFLRTLGVDAPSLEGYLFPDTYQFVRGMTAEEMLTRMVQRMRGKLDPDLVARARARGLGVHQLLTLASIIEREAVVRDEMRLISAVFWNRLKLDMPLQADPTVQYAVGKERRALTRADLATDSPYNTYRRTGLPPGPIASPGLPAIRAALDPAPVKYLYFVAMNDRRHYFSTTVAQHNAAVARYRLAHDR